The genomic window tgttttatATAATGTATGTTCTTAGTGGAAGGATCTCTGATTAAAACTTACACTAATGGatgttaattatgataattggCAGCTAGATGGTCACCCACCGCTTTATCTGGCATAAATGACGCTAATATAACTTTAGGGTTATATTTTATCTTccattaaccataaaaaaatatatcattttatttgttagtgGCATTAGCTTAATTATGTTGCCTCAGGTGATAATAACACTTTATTTTCATAGCTCGAGAGTCGTTCTTTGTCTATCACTTCCACGTATAATATTTGTAGgtccatttaaaaaatattatcataggatgaatatttttataaaagaatttatgtaaaataatgaAGAGAAAAATTGGGCTAAAGGAGAAAAAACCGTGTTAGTTCCGGTGAATTGCACCGGCTGACCTAGGCGAGCTGCCTGGCAATCCATGCGAGGTGAGCCAGGCGAGGTGCTGTTGGCATTGCCTAGCCCAGGCGAGGTGCTGTTGCTCACCTGGCGAGGCCCAGACGAGCTAGGCTGGTCGACACTcaactttatatatattgagcATTCAACACTTTGAATATTCATTCACGAGATATCTTCATCTTCTCGAGGTTCGGGTTAACAAAAGGTTAATTTAGGTTTTCTGTTCCAAATAAGGGTTACTAGAGCAAATTGTTTGTGGGAAGGCTGGAAATCATCCGAAGAAGtcgaaatattatttgaagcaGGCCTAGTATataagaaaggagagagagcaGTGTGGATTATGGCTTGACCTCTTCACGTACGATGTTACAACTGAAGCAATTAAAATTGGCAGAGgacaaccatctaggtggtggcctagtggtaagagcttgagatcaagaggtttgtttcctctgtggtctcaggttcgaaccttgtggttgctcatatgatggccactagaggcttacatggtcgttaacttcagggcccgtggaattagtcaaggtgcgcgcaagctgacccgaacacctacgttaaactaaaaaaaaaaaaaaattggcagaGGACATGATCATACCTTGGGAGGCCAGCAGAGCATATTGAAGGGGAGGCAGCGAATTTCGCTTTCGACAATATGGACTTTAGATGACTGTCGACTTTGCTCAAGTTCCTCTGTGCTGCCTGCCTGAGTTTCTTCTGGTAGGATATTTAAGGAGTTCGTAGTTTCCTTCGTTTTTCTGTTGCTTATTCTGGTTTTTGCCTTCTTGATCTCctctaattaaacaaaaaaggaataaaataaaataaaacacaagcaCAAGCTTTTCCTTTGTTAAACATCTGTGTACTGTTTATACTGTAAAGtggcatttttctttttctggggGTAGGTATAGCTACTTAGCTAGGGGTGCCTAATTAAACAAATGCACTCCATGAATGGGTTGGATTCTTGTGTGCTTCTCCCAAGATAGAAAAGATTGCGATATTAACGTTGACAGAAAAGCAAAAGGCTGGGGTAAACTACTGTTCCCCCACATGCAGTAATcctagttgtttttatttattttatttttttaatattagtataattAAGAAtgagtttattaatttttttttaagggttaaAATGGTTTGCGGGTTTGATAGAATAATTCAAGTTGCCTCAATTTATGAATTAGATGGGgtgttttgtctttttaattgaacttgattttattattatctattttttatctccattattaaattttataaaatcaattttataaagtttGGTTGATTGACATGGTTTGCAGTTTTGacgagtttaacttttttttttttcaattttatctataGATATTaacttaattgagaattgagttatcgcagtttcaaaaaaatatctcaatattgggttagtgtttgattttatgatcgtttatttttgttattatatagtttttaaaaaacaaattataattccaGTGGAGTCTATAACCCGTTTCGCGGGAGGACTGATGTTGATTCAATCTGTCATTGTCtcgatatctttttaaaaagttgttatcttgatttttttaaaaaagctaagtaatatttttactaaTCATCCAGGTTATCTTTGTatgcataaaattaattaatttaagtcaAGTCAGCTCTCATGTggtataattaaaaacttgagttagacaaaaaaaattgggaTTGAGGGTTTTAAAATTGACTCATTTGACCAGGTTTAATGACACTGTAAAACTCCacacttttaatattatttttttatattttttaaaaaataatctgattGCCACGAAGCATGGAATAAAACTTAGAAGGATTTTCTGagttatcattcaaaaaaaaaaaaaaaactttctttatGCCTCGTTCACCCATTTTCTTTTCCCATCCCACTggtgttttaatttttcctaATATTCGTAGCAATTAATTTGGCCCTATGGAAAATGGCAATGGTATCTAGTGGTCACCCAAGAAAATCAGAGTCGTTCTTTCTAAAAACTATGCAAGGAAGCTTCTTTTCTCAACAAGAAAATATACCatgaattttcatataaaataaaataaaactaataaatgttgatatatatatatatatatatatatatatatatatatatatatatatatagacacacacactttaacttGGAAGGATACTGGCCCAGCAACTAAGAAGGTGTTCTTCCATATTAATTAACCAGcaaaattcaaactttagaTCAAACTAtgaaagcaaaattctcaagaTGGATGTCCATAACTTGTTActcttaattttcaaatatgtaaaatctataataataataaaaaaatagataaagatTGAAATTACTCtgactataaaataaaataaaactcacttataaaacaaatataaattattattattatttactatcaacgtgatagaaaaatatttattatcatcatcattatcaaattaaaaagaaaaaaatatcaaatatgggAATATgccatatatttaaaaacaaatttgtagaTTATTGactctcaaaataaaataagtatttgATTAGAGTGTTGtagcttatgttttttaatatttttttaaaatatattttacttaaaaaaatattaaattgataatttttaatgttttttaataattttaatatactaataaaaaaataaaaaaaataaaaattttattttaaagtaaaaattacttttaaaaacactcAATACAACAATACCAAAACCAAATGTTAAAAGGAGTATATGATCTGGGCTCAGGCTTGTAAGAACTTTAACCGAAGCAGTCGAACCCTACTCAAGAGAAACCCAGCCCATAAACTAcgatatttaatatttggaccTTTTTCATAAATGCCAAATTACAAATTTGGAAAGGCCCGCCACTTGACTATTGGATGGTGGCACATACCTGTCGAACGTGGAAAGTTTTAGGACCTAGATACTGTTATGTAATCTTCGCAGATACAGTTCTGTCCAAGTTCAGAAGTGAAAGaaaggagaggagagaaaaaggcCATACAAGTTCTTGAGTCAAAGGGAAGCCATCATCATGGCTATGGCTATGAATGTTAGTCCATGTTTTTGTGTTGCAAGTAATAGGAGATCAGGTAATAGAGTGAGAGCTGTTGCCTCTGAGGATCTTGTTTTTTCGAAGATAAAGGATGATAAGGTGAAGTTAGGTGGGTCTGATTTGGAGGTTACAAGGCTTGGAATTGGTGCTTGGTCTTGGGGTGATACCAGCTACTGGAACAACTTTGAATGGGATGGTACGTACGTATATGCTTCTGCTGCAAAATTTTAAATCACCGATCAAttctttttatagaagatgATATGGTAGAATTAATCATGACTAATTTTGGATTatgcttttgttgttgttgttcttcttctttttttattaattgcttTATTCAGTTTTGTatcctcacatgtttttttttcttaaaaattttttatgcatattGGTTTTGCATTAGACTCCAATTCTGATGTGCAATACAATAATATATGTTGTCGCTGAGAATTGCCATGTTCATTTTACTAAGAAATTATGCAGGTTTTATGCTGGATTTTGTTAATGAAATGATTGCATTTGTTATTGCTCATTGAACTTATGGATACATTCAGAACTCCCATCTGTTTACATTTGCTGATTTCCCCAACTTCAGTACCATCCTCATTTTGACATCTTAGTTCTTACAGATAATGCTTGTTGAATTTTATGGCCTcccgttttatttatttgctccACAAGTGCTCTACATGTTTGTCTTTGTAACTAAATGCTCTCTGAATTTCTTCTCCATGAAATATGTTAAACGTTTCCTCTGCTTTGCAATGACGGCAGATAGGAAAATGAAGGCTGCTAAAGCAGCTTTTGACACAAGTGTTGATTGCGGTATAACTTTCTTTGACACTGCTGAAGTTTATGGATCTAGGGTGAGAAGTggatattattttcaatttcttctcaCTAAACAGCAATGGGAAACTTACAGACATCAGTGTGTATTTGGCAGTTCTCATTTGGAGCCATAAATTCCGAAACTCTTCTAGGAAGGTACATTATTAAAATTGAGCTATGATGTCCATCTGCTATAAGATCAGTATCAATGATTTTCAGCTTAGTTTATCTTATCATCTGAACTTCATTGGTTGCTTAAAGATTTATCAAGGAAAGGAAAGTAAAAGATCCTGAAGTGGAGGTAGCTGTTGCAACCAAATATGCAGCATTGCCATGGAGGCTGGGACGTCAGAGTGTTCTAACTGCCCTTAAGGATTCCCTCAATCGCCTTGGACTTTCTTCGGTAGAGCTATATCAACTCCATTGGTAGGCACTTTACCAGGCTATGTGATTTCATTGTGCAACTTTTTTGACAAAACAATGCCACTCATAAAGTTTTTGTGCTGGTTTCCAGGCCTGGAATATGGGGAAATGAAGGTAGCTCATCTGTTACACCATTGTTTCATTGAGCACTTGACTGCATTTAGCTAATCACACTCGAATTCAACTCAACTAGGCCTCATTCTTGACTGCATATAGCTAGTATAACTGAATTTTATGGAACTCGATCGCATTCTGTTTCAGAAGAAACTTAGTTCAATGGAAGTTAAATTTCAGGATACATTGATGGTCTTGGGGATGCTGTTGAGCAGGGTCTTGTGAAGGCTGTTGGTGTTTCAAATTACAGTGGTAAGTTCCTAATTCCATCAGTTTGAACTGCGAAAAGGAATTTTAGAGTTTGATAGGTTTGACTATATACTATTGTCTTTTTTTCCCTCCACCCTCTCCTCATAACTACTTTTGCAAAAAGTATTGAAGGCACTTACTATACAGCCCATCTTTAATTGAACATCATGGCCTGCAGTCTTAGATTACTCCTCCTTAACTTGTATAAGATGAGATTTTAATTCCTTAATTCAGCGAGCCGACTTCGTGATGCTTACGAGAAGCTTAAGAAAAGAGGTATTCCACTGGCTTCAAATCAAGTGAATTACAGCCTCATATACAGGGCACCTGAGGAGAATGGTGTGAAGGCAGCCTGTGATGAACTTGGGGTCACTTTGATTGCATATTCTCCTATTGCTCAAGGTGAGGTTCTTATAGCTGTTTCATGCTCTATAATTTTCGTTTGGGTGCTATATATACAATTGTGAGAATTTTCGGGGCATCTGGCCAGGACTAAAAAGTTGCAGGTTCAAGACCTAAGAAAAGTCAAAATACATGGTGGGCATAAAAGGCTCAAAGGTGACATTATCTctgttatatttgttttcacTGAGAGGTAATAAACCTTTGGAATCTACGCAGGCGTTCTTACAGGAAAGTATACACCAGAAAATCCACCAACTGGTCCTCGAGGCCAGATTTACACTCCCGAGTTTCTAACAAAGGTAGAGacttaaagttaaaaatatatatatcatcattaAACCCTACCCTATGGCTGAAGCTCCTTGCGTTCTGCAGCTCCAACCTCTGTTGAACAGAATCAAAGAAATGGGAGAGAACTACAGTAAAACTAACACACAGGTCCACCCTTgttcttttaatcttttgacCGGTTCCTTTTTCTTTCGATCTTGTTCAGTAGAAGCTACTTGATTCTTGTTTAGTCATAACTGATCAatgcttaaatttttaagtaAGGTTTCGGTCTTTACAGGTGGTATTGAACTGGCTAGTAGCCCAGGAGAATGTCATTCCGATCCCAGGGGCGAAGAATGCTCAACAGGCTGAGGAATTCGCTGGTGCACTTGGTTGGAGACTTACCAGTGAAGAGATCGATGAGCTGCGCTCCTTGGCGATGGAGATAAAACCTGTAACCGGTTTCCCCGTTGAAAAGTTGTAAATTTGCACAAGTATAAGGAAAAGTAAAATCAGATCATATACAACAAGTTACAATAATGAAGAAATAGACTTTTCTGGTGCTAGtactataattttcaaaataaatgagCTGATGGTCCCTGCTGATTACCCTGGAGACGAGGGTACTCGTCCATTTTGGTGTCtagtacttttttaaaatattttttatttaaaaatatattaaaataatatttatttttttattttttaaattttatttttgatatcaatataaaaatatacaaaaataattaatttaaaataaaaaaaatgtgaccGCAAAAACAAAGGATTCCGACGGCAGAATTGACAATTGCAAGCAAGAGAGGTATTTGTGCCAAGGCTTCCAGTTGGCACATTCTTTCTGGGCTACTCGTAAATGTTAATTTCAGGCAccataaaattttctatttctatATGGTATTCTATTAGAGATTCTTGCTAGTCGTGGGATTCGAATTTCAAGTTGTCTGTTCTTGCTATTAAAATTATTACTAcatcaaaatataacatttaatgataattaaattaaacaataattaaaattatattaaaattaaatatacttacAATGCTAGCAAATACATCCTCTGATCGATATCGATTGGTTCGATAAGCAGGTACTACATGAATATCATAGGCATGCTCTTCATGCTCATAGCAATACTCACCCTGATTATTGTTTAAATGTGGACGCTCAATATAAACAAACGATATATCATCTCGAGTGCATGACATCCTGTGTAATAATACTCGTGTTTGATGTGAAATTATAatgcttaaaatatattataataaatcatAACATTATCTAATAAGTTTTATATAAGTATTGCcgattatgatttgtttttcttgacaTACATGGCATCATTGATTTATGTTATCATATATTTAGGGGTAAAATTAaggtgtttatatataaaatgaacttATAACCCCAGTTAAAATGGTATCTATAACTTTAAAACATCTCCCAGAATACAGGAACACCTTCCAATTGTTGAGAAAATGCTTCTAAGGGATCTGCTGTGGATATCAGCTGTGCGTTCCTTTCTCTGATTTCCATGTGTGATGTCCTTTTCATGGTGTTCGGGCGTTGTTCTTCATGCCTTGATTTGTCACCGATTTTCTTATTGATCATTGATGGCTGGTCCCCAAATTCTGTCCTCGTCTTTGGTTACTGACCTTGTAGGCAGTAGCTGCAATCTCCTAGCTTTTGGGTCCTAAACTGTACATCCTGTCATGCCAGAgggaaggaggaaaaaaaacaaaaaaaacggGTGGTGATGGGGGGTcgtgtttcatattttttgtacCATTGCAGAagagtcaattttatttttattcccactcataattttgtttatttatttcgtatttttatataaatgtcctaagattcttttttttggttgtgaTAAGGATTAGCAAGAAATatatatggttgttttaaggtaaaaatttgtcaagtcattttttacacatcaaagaaataaatttctttttatttaaattttaagtaaGTCATCCACATTCATATTTTCATGCATTTacaagaattattttattataggttcttaaaaattgaatttatgaaaaataacatgACTAGTGAGTTCACTCACCAAACATGCTAAGCCTTTACGGGTGAAATTAGTAAAGTGGTTAAGATAATCGTTGATGTGatgtttttaggttttctttacttgtttgatgataagggttttttttttttttttttgcaaaatagtatagtttgaagatattattgttCATAAACACAATATTTCAATATTGTCAAGAttcaaaaaaagatatttgataCATGTCGTCTTTCTAAACTGCGATAAATAATGTTGCGGTTATGATTAATGAAATGTCATGTTTTTAAACCTCAATATTATTGAAATGTCATGGCTCGcaattattttaagaaacagCTGGACATTTGATAAAACAGCTGaaaatttaaagttgttttACCATTACATTTTTTCATATCGAACTTTACCAccaatgttattttttgtgcAATTGCGAAAGTCAACTACCAATCATGTAAGTTTTGATACTAGTTTATTGTGGAAATAACcctaaaatctcaaattaattggcaaataaaaaaatataaaagggcAAGTACAATCAATTGCACAGTCACAGAGCACATacaaaatttatatagtttgGTAACTTAGACCTACTTCACAAGTAAAATGACTAGAGAAATATACTATGAGAAAATATAAGATTACAAAGTGTCCCACATAATTGCTCTTTTACCTaaattttcaaactcaaaactttttttttcttctctctagcCATCAAAGTGTAAAGAATAAAAGCACTTATAAATAAACTTTACCCTAAAATATGACAACTTTaggtttttatatgaattaattaagtgcatatgtattttttttatttggacacATAATTAATACAAATCCAACAAGTTATGTATTAAGtatttcaacaaataaatatcttttattgtttttatttgagtatattttcaatatatatttagaatTCACGCTAGGAGTTAATTTCATTCACTTatgcataatttttaatatgcatgttagaaatgtattttaattttttatacaagtttatatatttgcttagtaagtatgataattttttattataatcacaagtttatcatgattttatatattgtataaatataaattgaacaTATATGATGATTTGTCTAATATCAATCTAGTAATATTTTGGACAAcaatttgtttctttcttcctctAAGCTAAAGGAGCAAGGTATATGGAACGTGAGAGAAAGGTTAGTCCCAAGTTTAAGAAcgcaaggagagagagagagagagagagagagagagagagagagagactaatAGCATCTGCAGATAAGGTACCCTCCTTCAAAATCCAGCACCAGCCAATCAAACCATTTGGAACGATTTCCTGATGCCAAatgtacaatatatatatatatatatatatatatatatatatatatatatatatatatatatatatatatatatatatatatatataagaaaaaaataatttaaaatttttttaaaaaaatttataagaaatataatttcaaccCGTGTTCTAACcctaaaataaacaaagtatTTAAGACCATGTTTAAATTACGATGTTCTCCTCCGCGAAATTATTAGCCAGGccaagaaaatatcaaaaaagtaCAGTCACGTCATGTAGTTTTCGCTTGTCTTCTACCGAGCTTGCTTTCAAGTAACGACGGACATCTGCAAGACTTTGTATCTACCAAACTAGTGCTAGTACTTACCTGGTCTGAAATTTTCAATACTAATTAACTTCAAGTTCTAGAGTCTTGAATATTGGAGAAAACCCACAATTATGGCTACGGCTATGAATGTGACCAGTGCATGTTTCTATCTTGAAAGTAATAGGAGATCAGTTCATGGTGTGAGGGTTGTTGCTTCTAAGAATTTTTCCGTTTCAAAAACAGAGGAAGACAAGGTGAAGTTGGGTGCGTCTGATTTGAAGGTGTCAAGGCTTGGACTTGGTGCTTGGTCTTGGGGTGACACCGGCTACTGGAACAACTCCGAGTGGGATGGTAATTATTATGAATCAAGATTTTAGATCAAACTagatgaaataagaaattcagTCTGGTACTTCAAAATCTAAGTATTTTATTGGCTTGTAGACAGAATTACAGTACttttttttgagataattaCTGATTACTATATCTAATAACAAATTCTGTCCTTGTAGAAACAATTATGGAAGTATTGTGCTGGTTTTTGTTAGCAAATTGATGGCATTGTGTTCAATCAAGCTATAGAAACATATAgaaattctttgttttcatttatttgccGATTTCAAACTGATGATCCCGGTTTGGTATCTTATACATGACGCCTACTTTTATTTATaacttcacaaaatcaattttgttctccttttctttcctcttgCTGAACAATGTTAAGAGTTCTCTTCCGCTTTGCAACAATGGCAGATGCGAAAACGAAGGCTGCCAAGTCGGCTTTTGATGTCAGTATTGATGGAGGTATAACTTTGTTTGATACGGCTGAAGTTTATGGCTCTTGGGTGAGGCGTCCATGTTATTCAGTTTTACTGTTTCTCCCTggactgataaaaaaaaaacttgtggaTCTGAAAATGTTATCGTTATTGTACTTGCAGCTCTTAAATGGTGCTGTAAACTCTGAAACTATTCTAGGAAGGTACACTGCTGAGTTCTAATTATAAACTTTCATTGCAAATGGTGTTCAGCTTATTGTTTTTATGATCCGACTTAAATGGTTTGTTGTAGTTTCATCaaggaaaggaaacaaaaagatCCTGAAGTGGAGGTAGCTGTTGCGACCAAGTTTGCAGCTTTGCCTTGGAGGCTGGGACGTCAGAGTGTTGTAAAGGCGCTTAAGGATTCCCTCTCTCGCCTTGGACTTTCTTCGGTAGAACTCTACCAGCTACACTGGTATGCAGTTTTCAACCTggttatttgttaaaatttgagtCTGCAGCTCTTTGGCAAGACATGTTGCTGATCAAGTTTTTTGTGCTGGTCTTCAGGCCTGGAATATGGGGAAATGAAGGTGGCTCATTTGTTGCACCATTGTTCATTGAGCAACTGACTGCATTTATCTAACCCTGTTCCTGAGTGCATATAGATACAGTAGAATTGAATTCTTATAGAACTCAATCTTAATTATTTGGACTCGGAAGAAGCTTAGCTCAATGAAATCAATTCGTTTTCAGGGTATATTGACGGTCTTGGAGATGCTGTTGAGCAGGGGCTAGTGAAGGCTGTAGGTGTTTCAAACTACGATGGTAATTTTCTAATTCCAGCAGTTCAAACTACAAAAAAGATAACGACACACAACATGCAGTTAATTTCTAATTGAACATGACATGGAAGAATTTTGGGTTTTTCCTCTTTTAACTTTTAGATGTGATGAGATATTTTTAATTCCTAAATTCAGAGAGCAAACTCCGTAATGCTTACAAGAAGCTCAAGGAAAGAGGTGTTCCACTGGCTGCAAACCAAGTAAATTACAGCCTTATATACAGGCAGCCTGAGGAAAACGGTGTCAAGGCTGCCTGTGACGAACTTGGGGTCACTTTGATTGCCTATTCCCCTATGGCTCAAGGTGAGCTAGCTTCGTTTGGTGCTTGTTTCATGCTCTATGGTTTTCACTTCGGTGTCCCATATCTCATACAGTTGAAAATATCTATTTGGCCTTCCAAGTTCTAGTCAATGGAGCAATGAAGCCACTTAAATCTCAGTTTTCTTAGAAAATATTGTATCTAACCACcgttgtttattgtttttagtgAGGAGCGATAAGATATCTTTTTGGGATTTATGCAGGTGTTCTTACAGGAAAATACACACCAGAAAATCCTCCGTCTGGTCCTCGAGGCAAGATTTACACTCCCGAGTTTCTAACAAAGGTAGGAATTAagaacttaaaatttataaaatttactaTGATCATCAAATCCCCATCTATAAAGCTGAACCATTCTTGCGTTCTGCAGCTTCAACCTCTGctaaaaagaatcaaagaagTAGGACAGAGCTACAGTAAAACTAACACGCAG from Populus trichocarpa isolate Nisqually-1 chromosome 5, P.trichocarpa_v4.1, whole genome shotgun sequence includes these protein-coding regions:
- the LOC7464822 gene encoding uncharacterized oxidoreductase At1g06690, chloroplastic encodes the protein MAMAMNVSPCFCVASNRRSGNRVRAVASEDLVFSKIKDDKVKLGGSDLEVTRLGIGAWSWGDTSYWNNFEWDDRKMKAAKAAFDTSVDCGITFFDTAEVYGSRFSFGAINSETLLGRFIKERKVKDPEVEVAVATKYAALPWRLGRQSVLTALKDSLNRLGLSSVELYQLHWPGIWGNEGYIDGLGDAVEQGLVKAVGVSNYSASRLRDAYEKLKKRGIPLASNQVNYSLIYRAPEENGVKAACDELGVTLIAYSPIAQGVLTGKYTPENPPTGPRGQIYTPEFLTKLQPLLNRIKEMGENYSKTNTQVVLNWLVAQENVIPIPGAKNAQQAEEFAGALGWRLTSEEIDELRSLAMEIKPVTGFPVEKL
- the LOC7464823 gene encoding uncharacterized oxidoreductase At1g06690, chloroplastic, whose product is MATAMNVTSACFYLESNRRSVHGVRVVASKNFSVSKTEEDKVKLGASDLKVSRLGLGAWSWGDTGYWNNSEWDDAKTKAAKSAFDVSIDGGITLFDTAEVYGSWLLNGAVNSETILGSFIKERKQKDPEVEVAVATKFAALPWRLGRQSVVKALKDSLSRLGLSSVELYQLHWPGIWGNEGYIDGLGDAVEQGLVKAVGVSNYDESKLRNAYKKLKERGVPLAANQVNYSLIYRQPEENGVKAACDELGVTLIAYSPMAQGVLTGKYTPENPPSGPRGKIYTPEFLTKLQPLLKRIKEVGQSYSKTNTQVILNWLLAQENVLPIPGAKNAQQAEEFAGALGWRLTSEEINELRSLAQDIIPLGFAQTIGK